A single genomic interval of Spinacia oleracea cultivar Varoflay chromosome 6, BTI_SOV_V1, whole genome shotgun sequence harbors:
- the LOC130462945 gene encoding uncharacterized protein: MASKDEDIGWKFGEAVDGNKRKVKCKFCHKIISGGITRLKQHLAHKSGDVAPCGSVSVDVKREIMALLMQTKDKKTEKNRMTRDFEDEIVRSMNRPIDDDDDDDDDPELEYALRQSRTQHQFDHTREAYEHNRSGFYDRGGSSGYIPPQMTRSFSVGVGRGRNTPFEPASSPLARLRAREIELEKDCTNQKQSKLSTSFLKKAKKSIIKAFGNFMIDANLPFRAIESPYTNPLMDTIRACPNVRAPSAYDIAQVYLPDEVKEMKE; this comes from the exons atggcatctaaagacgaagATATTGGGTGGAAATTTGGTGAAGCAGTTGATGGAAATAAGCGTAAAGTAAAATGTAAATTTTGTCACAAAATAATTAGTGGGGGTATAACAAGACTAAAGCAACATTTGGCTCACAAATCGGGTGATGTAGCTCCATGTGGAAGTGTATCGGTTGATGTTAAAAGAGAGATAATGGCACTTCTAATGCAAACAAAGGATAAAAAGACGGAAAAAAACCGAATGACTAGAGATTTTGAAGATGAAATAGTAAGATCGATGAATCGTCCAATAGATGATGATgacgacgatgatgatgatcctGAATTGGAGTATGCTTTAAGACAAAGTAGAACCCAGCATCAATTTGATCATACTCGTGAAGCATATGAGCATAATAGAAGTGGTTTCTATGATAGAGGAGGTAGTAGTGGTTATATTCCTCCACAAATGACTAGATCATTTTCAGTTGGAGTTGGGAGAGGGAGAAACACACCATTCGAACCGGCATCATCTCCTTTAGCAAGATTAAGGGCACGTGAAATTGAACTAGAAAAGGATTGCACAAATCAAAAGCAATCAAAACTGAGTACTTCGTTTTTGAAGAAGGCAAAAAAGTCTATCATAAAAGCATTTGGAAATTTTATGATTGATGCTAATCTACCATTCAGGGCAATTGAGTCTCCTTATACTAATCCTCTCATGGACACTATACGTGCATGTCCTAATGTTCGAGCTCCTTCGGCGTATGATATAGCACAG gTATATCTACCCGATGAAGTAAAAGAGATGAAAGAGTAA
- the LOC130463894 gene encoding uncharacterized protein, translating to MGYIYEAMERCKLAIKNDCEHYKRYWTMVDKRWDSNLHTDLHSAGCFLNPEYMYGATHIGTDRELLKGVRSVILRIERDPDAQIKALQQIYWYRDKNESFGSNSAQRAVKKMDPAMWWMTYGESTPELKKIAVRVLSQTTSSSNCERNWSMWSLVHTKIRNRLKYQRLHQIVYLRCNMKLKMRHLRRHGNDELNASYDPINLDYIFDVEDPLNEWLEESEAPVFEGDNMSWLDEYDDDDGDDDGGGGASQGSIHLSTDPSQQAGANNQSILTPPSSDDGDDDNAGNTHGENAFDQSYSNEQIERFPNPRDSTSERQYPQTFQRRTRARQPSNEPLDSESWNGLSTNVFPSESVNSTSQGPTSQDYNYQDNFPDDCNYQGPSVGDFGYYEPQPPDGVYVNNHGTINYGGVHYHQPSYYGSGSGNSSQNESPWADGTGSYFFGDYGRNNNNEDTQTIPPRNSFWY from the exons ATGGGCTACATATATGAGGCGATGGAGCGatgtaagcttgcaataaaaaaCGATTGTGAACACTATAAGCGTTATTGGACTATGGTAGACAAAAGGTGGGACTCCAATCTACATACAGACTTACATTCAGCAG GATGTTTCTTAAACCCTGAATACATGTATGGAGCAACACATATTGGAACAGATAGAGAGCTCTTAAAAGGGGTGAGAAGTGTGATATTGAGAATAGAGCGGGATCCAGATGCACAAATCAAGGCACTCCAACAA ATTTATTGGTACCGTGATAAGAATGAGAGTTTCGGTAGTAATTCGGCACAACGGGCAGTAAAAAAAATGGATCCAG CTATGTGGTGGATGACATATGGTGAAAGTACCCCTGAACTAAAGAAAATTGCAGTGAGAGTTTTAAGTCAaaccacatcatcatcaaatTGTGAAAGAAACTGGAGTATGTGGAGTCTAGTTCATACTAAAATAAGAAATAGGTTGAAATACCAAAGGCTCCATCAAATTGTTTACCTTCGTTGCaacatgaaattaaaaatgaGGCATTTGAGGAGGCATGGTAATGATGAGCTCAATGCCAGTTATGAtccaattaatttggattacaTATTTGATGTCGAAGATCCATTAAATGAGTGGCTAGAGGAATCTGAAGCACCTGTTTTTGAAGGAGATAATATGAGTTGGCTAGACgaatatgatgatgatgatggcgacgacgatggtggtggtggtgctagTCAAGGTTCAATTCATTTAAGCACCGATCCAAGTCAACAAGCTGGTGCTAACAATCAATCTATTTTAACTCCACCAAGTAGTGACGATGGAGATGACGATAATGCTGGTAACACTCATGGTGAAAATGCATTTGACCAATCTTATTCAAATGAACAAATTGAGCGCTTTCCGAACCCACGAGACTCTACATCTGAAAGACAATACCCCCAAACGTTTCAAAGACGTACAAGGGCAAGACAACCTTCAAATGAACCACTAGATAGTGAGTCATGGAATGGATTGTCTACAAATGTGTTTCCATCCGAGTCGGTAAATTCTACATCTCAAGGTCCTACCTCCCAAGATTACAATTACCAAGATAATTTTCCTGATGATTGCAATTACCAGGGACCAAGTGTAGGCGACTTTGGTTATTATGAACCGCAACCTCCAGATGGCGTTTATGTCAATAACCATGGCACGATTAATTATGGGGGTGTTCATTATCATCAACCATCATATTATGGTAGTGGTAGTGGCAACTCAAGTCAAAATGAATCACCATGGGCAGATGGTACGGGGTCATACTTTTTTGGGGACTATGGAAGAAATAACAACAATGAGGATACCCAAACAATTCCGCCGCGTAATTCCTTTTGGTATTAA